In one window of Plasmodium cynomolgi strain B DNA, chromosome 13, whole genome shotgun sequence DNA:
- a CDS encoding small nuclear ribonucleoprotein associated protein B' (putative), translated as RKEKKTTRGLSYKRRPHKKKKKKRKKKDHFEKNKMGKNSRLENWLQYRVRVTVSDTRYFVGTFLSYDRHMNVVLVDAEEFRKVKSKENSSKEIKRVIGLILIRGENIVSFTAERAPVNKKSMTNALNKGMATGRGIPMNNYVPLQNNFNPNMANPISNMPTGMVLNSATSKNLAPGVNPNFRGPNMPMGSPRPMMPMNIPMNQPLGNAGNGQQRLLPQIPNQLPFPPNVNSPPEQ; from the exons agaaaagagaaaaaaacaacgagAGGGCTAAGCTACAAGCGTAGGCCgcataagaagaaaaaaaaaaaaagaaaaaaaaaggaccactttgagaagaacaaaatggggaagaattCGAGGCTAGAGAATTGGCTACAGTACAGAGTGAGAGTGACTGTAAGTGACACGAGGTACTTCGTCGGCACCTTCCTCTCCTATGATAGGCACATGAACGTAGTATTAGTAGATGCAGAAGAATTCAGAAAGGTGAAAAGTAAGGAAAATTCATCCAAG GAAATCAAACGAGTGATCGGCTTGATCCTCATTCGAGGGGAAAACATCGTCTCGTTTACAGCCGAGCGAGCACctgtgaataaaaaatccATGACGAACGCGCTGAACAAAGGAATGGCCACAGGTAGAGGAATCCCGATGAATAATTATGTGCCGCTTCAAAACAACTTCAATCCAAATATGGCTAACCCCATAAGTAATATGCCAACGGGAATGGTCCTGAACTCTGCAACATCCAAAAATTTAGCGCCAGGAGTCAACCCTAATTTTAGGGGCCCCAATATGCCCATGGGCAGTCCACGACCAATGATGCCCATGAACATACCTATGAATCAGCCGCTGGGGAATGCCGGCAATGGTCAGCAGAGATTGCTGCCTCAAATTCCAAACCAATTGCCGTTCCCCCCCAATGTGAACTCCCCACCAGAACAGTGA
- a CDS encoding RNA polymerase small subunit (putative), giving the protein MEEKNYYEHMRTLTHATFCFENEDHTLGNCLRCILLQKEGVEFAGYTVPHPTQAEINLRIQTTGEPAINILKDSLEDLSNICDIMLNKFDSVVKRVY; this is encoded by the exons atggaagaaaaaaattattacgaaCATATGAGAACCTTGACGCACGCGACATTTTGTTTCGAGAATGAAGATCATACTTTAG GTAACTGTTTACGTTGCATTTTGCTGCAAAAGGAGGGAGTAGAATTCGCGGGGTACACCGTGCCGCATCCTACGCAAGCGGAAATTAACCTGAGGATTCAGACAACgg GCGAACCAGCCATAAACATTCTGAAGGATTCCCTAGAAGACCTGTCCAACATTTGCGACATCATGTTGAACAAGTTTGATTCCGTTGTGAAACGagtttattaa
- a CDS encoding hypothetical protein (putative) codes for MDVKNMRNEFILEEEINVFDEYKSYISDSNNNPRNEKKVSRHSSKNYNEEEEEEDDDNKHRKEKTNSRTVQDGQQGGKPSRTGHSKRNDQENVTNVTNVTNANGAEGAEGAEAATHANDDDSSLKTRERRTPSGKCPSENAENKTVSVKDKMREDPCYVPKEARYFLHDNRFENNDNKGKKKVSEKKKTGNNKMTYIDEKRWKHDLFYDYKYDEYYGKERNHNKKYSNGMYSNGMYSNGMYSNGMYSNGMYSNGMYSNGMYSNRYYGAKNNKHEKNSYSLSYKNNSKDNYYYDNNRGKNSKVFNYNNKYYGESTKGKIPNVKRDNKTNSFYEKKQLDLCTDKVKVGKFIQKEDLRRDEGDAGGGGGGGRDGGGGRDGGGGRDGGRALSILGAHPDEEPSLGADAYGQMNNSEKKTKKQTLLKRCKNEKGEVSPSDNSKPVGDEADGVAEVVGVLALDGTPATNDAGERGEASAEGTKEGHRNFQQDEMKAQKGTNKGAHRSDVMREDKREDDHIAKKAEEERKPSQTQTNSPSIKKTDGKEKKEFAKATQNSYEGKKYVAPYKSKMSYGNSNNNQIINDRGTSSKYQGARFVYLKDESYASQSSLKKKYNSKRNYMYEENYNNASSYAHANSGNGDYARKTYAGKNKYAGPPSGANVPSNVGSSTNNNYPNNSYSNSNSHTGMGNYSRNHHHTYNDSERNGPDKSHNDEHTHDKNYNHGRGFLRENKTPTEREKNEYKYRSSRKYLNSSSSNTVGLKKKNETKSEVKSEVKSEIKSEIKSEIKSHTGAQYHGEEETAKKKKEKYVSKENAADKSPRHVPSGKGVTDEKDADAKYGSSNDEHAKENDIGRGSYKKKKKGSSMRTYDHTDSYRDKGKQDHAHDTFYYENEKNERRWDDNNRYYKESKKEREKYVPNGKNVKQGKYGSDTKYGKSYVGKGTDKRSRAQDGSNDMSEVVDLVNSNVISTRGVANPRSDGGTAREDKQLVSNQDAGRIKAPKGKEQNNGGKVQDHRRGYQEGKDNEINHGDVHGNVHGDVHGDAHGDAHGDAHGKGNSKVVHDSDEANCPETNSCEPKHAEPNHKCERTEENPSNHEKDENKPESSIDGKVNITATPSLDKNKKANNNYMPYGNAFPKKKNRNQQNYDTNNEYNSNNVNKKNDSNNAFTKQYAHKGTYTNMKRKKKEDFVNNATQHRGVTSTGGGNEFSNGKAFNYKKCHDEHSSTNMGSNTQVPFGDGRKNATGPLDVNKKFQPNEKRYDGYTNGEKPYDGFYPPGGANYMGDNPAFFGDNRYMNHPMNDHYMGGSYMTNGYMANQNYLSDPNYMANQNYINDPNYMNDPNYVRNRNCLSTQNCPNYMNDPNYMNDPSYISDPSYMNDPNYVSNPNYVSDPNYVSDPNYVTDPNYLNSPNCMNNPNCMNNNPSFVNNPNYMNSPNYMNPPNYMNDGYVHDVYMNNTYMNGGSTYYYDPMYGNYPNENDHHYYNEGNKYIKQ; via the exons atggacgtgAAGAATATGAGAAATGAGTTCATTCTCGAGGAAGAAATCAACGTTTTTGATGAATACAAATCGTACATAAGTGATAGTAACAACAACCccagaaacgaaaaaaaagtgtcaaGGCACtcaagtaaaaattataatgaagaggaggaagaagaggacgaTGACAACAAACacaggaaggagaaaacaaattcGCGCACTGTGCAGGATGGCCAGCAGGGAGGGAAGCCAAGCCGAACGGGCCACTCAAAAAGGAATGATCAGGAAAATGTCACAAATGTCACAAATGTCACCAATGCGAATGGTGCGGAAGGTGCGGAAGGTGCGGAAGCTGCCACCCACGCCAATGACGATGATAGTAGTTTAAAGACCCGCGAAAGGAGAACTCCATCGGGGAAGTGCCCATCCGAAAACgcagaaaataaaactgtGTCAGTGAAGGACAAAATGAGAGAAGACCCTTGTTATGTCCCCAAGGAAGCAAGGTACTTCCTACACGATAACAGATtcgaaaataatgataataaaggtaagaaaaaagttagtgaaaaaaaaaaaacaggaaacaATAAAATGACTTACATAGATGAAAAAAGGTGGAAGCATGATCTCTTTTATGATTATAAATACGATGAATATTAtgggaaggaaagaaatcacaacaaaaaatacagcAATGGTATGTACAGCAATGGCATGTACAGCAATGGCATGTACAGCAATGGTATGTACAGTAATGGAATGTACAGTAATGGAATGTACAGTAATGGTATGTACAGTAATAGGTATTATGGAGCCAAAAACAataaacatgaaaaaaatagctactCTTTAtcctataaaaataatagcaagGATAATTACTACTATGATAATaacagggggaaaaactcCAAAGTTTTTAACTATAATAATAAGTACTATGGTGAATCTACCAAAGGGAAAATACCCAATGTGAAACGGGACAACAAAACAAACAGCTTCTatgagaagaagcagttGGATTTGTGTACTGATAAAGTAAAGGTGGGAAAGTTCATCCAAAAGGAAGACTTAAGAAGGGATGAAGGAGAcgcagggggaggaggtgGCGGTGGTAGAGATGGTGGCGGAGGTAGAGATGGTGGCGGGGGTAGAGATGGTGGCCGTgccctctccattttgggtGCACACCCAGATGAGGAGCCCTCCCTCGGAGCGGACGCTTATGGGCAGATGAACAATtcggaaaagaaaacgaagaagcagACGCTACTCAAgagatgtaaaaatgaaaagggcgAAGTGAGTCCCAGTGATAATAGCAAGCCAGTTGGTGATGAGGCTGACGGAGTGGCCGAAGTCGTTGGTGTGCTTGCCCTGGATGGAACGCCTGCAACGAATGATGCGGGTGAACGCGGCGAAGCGTCGGCAGAGGGTACCAAGGAAGGACATCGAAATTTTCAACAGGATGAAATGAAGGCGCAGAAGGGAACGAACAAAGGTGCACACAGAAGCGATGTCATGAGGGAAGACAAAAGGGAGGATGATCACATCGCCAAAAAGGCggaggaagaaaggaaaCCAAGCCAAACACAAACGAACTCCccaagcataaaaaaaacggacgggaaggagaaaaaagaattcgcAAAGGCAACTCAAAATAGCTAcgaaggaaagaaatacGTAGCGCCCTACAAATCCAAGATGAGTTACGGAAACAGTAATAATAATCAAATAATAAATGACCGAGGTACCTCGAGCAAATACCAAGGAGCGAGATTCGTTTATTTGAAGGACGAAAGCTATGCGTCCCAATCgagtttaaaaaagaaatacaatAGTAAAAGGAACTACATGTATGAGGAGAATTACAACAACGCCAGTTCCTACGCGCATGCAAATAGTGGAAACGGAGACTACGCAAGGAAGACTTATGCCGGGAAAAACAAGTATGCCGGACCCCCTTCAGGCGCGAATGTCCCCTCGAACGTCGGCTCCAGTACAAACAACAACTACCCTAACAATAGCTACAGCAACAGTAATAGCCACACCGGAATGGGCAATTACAGCAGAAACCACCACCACACATATAATGACAGTGAGAGGAACGGCCCAGACAAATCACACAATGACGAGCACACTCATGACAAGAACTACAACCATGGTAGAGGTTTCCTCAGGGAAAACAAAACCCCAacagagagggaaaaaaacgaatacaAGTACAGGTCCTCCAGGAAGTATTTAAAcagtagcagcagcaacaCAGTCggattgaagaaaaagaacgaaaCAAAGAGTGAAGTAAAGAGTGAAGTAAAGAGCGAAATAAAGAGCGAAATAAAGAGCGAAATAAAGAGCCACACGGGTGCACAATATcatggagaggaagaaactgcgaagaagaagaaagagaaatatGTCAGTAAGGAAAACGCTGCAGATAAATCACCCAGACATGTGCCCTCAGGAAAAGGAGTCACTGATGAGAAGGACGCTGACGCCAAATACGGAAGCAGCAATGATGAACATGCGAAGGAAAACGATATAGGAAGAGGAAgctataaaaagaaaaaaaaagggagcagtATGAGGACCTATGACCACACAGATAGTTACAGAGATAAAGGAAAGCAGGACCACGCCCATGACACATTCtattatgaaaatgaaaaaaacgaaagaaggTGGGATGATAATAATAGGTATTACAAAGAGAGTAAgaaggagagggagaaatatgtgccaaatgggaagaatgTCAAACAAGGGAAATACGGAAGTGACACGAAGTATGGAAAGAGCTACGTTGGTAAGGGAACGGACAAGAGAAGCCGAGCTCAGGATGGCAGTAACGATATGAGCGAGGTGGTAGATCTGGTCAACTCGAACGTCATCAGTACAAGGGGTGTTGCAAATCCGAGAAGTGACGGTGGCACTGCTCGTGAGGATAAACAGCTGGTGTCTAACCAGGACGCGGGCAGAATCAAGGCCCCCaaggggaaggaacaaaACAACGGTGGAAAGGTCCAGGATCATAGAAGGGGTTATCAGGAGGGTAAGGACAACGAAATTAACCATGGTGATGTGCATGGTAATGTGCATGGTGACGTGCATGGTGACGCGCATGGTGACGCGCATGGTGACGCGCATGGCAAGGGAAACAGTAAGGTCGTCCACGATAGTGACGAGGCGAACTGCCCCGAGACGAACAGCTGCGAGCCGAAGCACGCGGAACCCAATCACAAATGCGAAAGAACGGAGGAGAACCCTTCGAACCATGAGAAGGACGAAAACAAGCCTGAGTCCAGCATAGACGGAAAGGTAAACATAACAGCTACTCCATCCCTCgataagaacaaaaaggcgAATAACAATTATATGCCTTATGGAAATGcattccccaaaaaaaaaaacagaaatcaacaaaattatgatacGAATAATGAATACAATAGCAATAATGTGAATAAGAAGAACGACTCGAATAATGCATTCACGAAGCAATACGCTCACAAGGGAACATAtacaaatatgaaaaggaaaaaaaaagaagatttTGTTAATAACGCAACTCAACATAGAGGAGTGACTTCAACaggagggggaaatgaaTTCTCCAATGGGAAAGcctttaattataaaaagtgTCATGACGAGCATAGCAGTACCAATATGGGTAGTAACACGCAGGTACCATTTGGAGATGGCAGGAAGAATGCCACAGGTCCGCTTGACGTGAACAAGAAGTTTCAGCCAAATGAAAAACGCTACGATGGATatacaaatggggagaaaccCTATGATG GTTTCTACCCTCCCGGTGGCGCCAACTACATGGGAGACAACCCCGCCTTCTTTGGCGACAACCGCTACATGAACCACCCCATGAACGATCACTACATGGGCGGCAGCTACATGACCAACGGATACATGGCGAACCAGAATTACCTAAGCGACCCCAACTACATGGCGAACCAAAACTACATTAATGACCCCAACTACATGAACGATCCAAACTACGTGCGAAACAGGAACTGCCTTAGCACCCAGAATTGCCCAAACTATATGAATGACCCGAACTACATGAACGACCCGAGTTACATAAGCGACCCGAGCTACATGAACGATCCCAACTACGTGAGCAACCCCAATTACGTGAGCGACCCCAATTACGTGAGCGACCCCAATTATGTTACCGACCCCAACTACCTTAACAGCCCCAACTGTATGAACAACCCTAATTGCATGAACAACAACCCTAGTTTTGTAAACAACCCTAACTATATGAACAGCCCCAACTATATGAACCCCCCTAATTATATGAATGACGGATATGTCCATGATGTGTACATGAATAACACCTATATGAATGGGGGAAGCACCTATTACTATGACCCCATGTATGGGAACTACCCCAACGAAAATGATCACCACTACTACAACGAAGGTAATAAGTACATTAAGCAGTAG
- a CDS encoding ATP-dependent protease (putative) — translation MNGLLKCRREFDRTGRQHYRSIKLRGKNDTQLVSTIVRGKEVECFSLLNKPLFPGLSYVLNADRNLLRSFEKCKKKSAHIGLFLLKNMKNEQVGGLFNDTQFMMDVPIGGKKSNLKKDIAFINDVEDVYHCGSVGLIREVLYNDEHPRNDTEGRSNPVEKIPHRSSSMDSTERVACMDDSHDEMGRNEWRGGPLLDQSKHMHRVVIEIAEKVKIVKWVKGNTAQVDVIKQQMSSERNGKQSKQIKAYQMEIIDKIKEIVHINSACSVEYNLLLKYYDVKNVYSLVNLVGSITMGKSSSLQDLLEKSDIEDQLAICLDLLNEDILLLKMKKELSTNLKNKFDEEKEKLMIRECISNLKKKIGEKTDHQILCDQFFAKFQSKRSHMDEEASAAILREVNKFVLYNEHCNDYASTYQYLNTVLSIPFGKYAPLCEDISTCERTLRESHYGLHQVKKYILEYVGLYILNKNVKPKILTLVGYPGIGKTSICKSISSALQIPHYIINMNNITNMNELIGHRRTYVNSYEGKIVQALISTDVMNPLIVLDELDKISFSNGNIYTTLLNLFDSSQNKEYKDMYVNFPINLERVFFVCTANSVEHIPETLLDRMEVVNVYPYTNEEKIFIFKNYLEKKMQEETKVRDVHLHMSEELLLYVIQNYTNENGIRQFYSIVYSVYKRRAFMLLKGVTGRVDLGIHNLHVFHDFVSLDCLRQRGGVQAVPYTHEGMIKSLAFTEDGGQVVTIEV, via the coding sequence ATGAATGGTTTGCTCAAATGTAGAAGAGAATTCGACAGAACAGGTCGACAACACTACCGGTCCATAAAGCTGCGCGGAAAGAATGATACACAACTGGTTAGCACAATCGTTAGGGGGAAGGAAGTGGAGTGTTTTTCTCTGCTAAATAAGCCCCTTTTTCCTGGCCTCTCCTACGTACTAAACGCGGATAGAAACCTTTTGAGGAGtttcgaaaaatgcaaaaaaaaaagtgcgcacATAggactttttcttttaaaaaatatgaaaaatgagcaagTAGGAGGCCTCTTTAATGACACACAGTTTATGATGGATGTTCCCatcggaggaaaaaaatccaatttgaagaaagacATAGCCTTCATTAACGATGTAGAGGATGTATACCACTGCGGATCGGTAGGGCTTATCCGAGAGGTTCTCTACAACGATGAGCATCCTAGAAACGACacggaggggagaagcaacccCGTGGAGAAGATCCCCCACAGGAGTAGCTCAATGGACAGCACAGAAAGAGTAGCCTGTATGGATGACTCGCATGATGAGATGGGGAGAAACGAATGGAGGGGAGGCCCCCTATTGGACCAATCCAAACACATGCATCGAGTTGTTATTGAAATTGccgaaaaggtgaaaattgTAAAGTGGGTCAAGGGAAATACAGCCCAGGTGGACGTAATTAAGCAGCAGATGTCCAGcgaacgaaatggaaaacaaaGCAAACAAATAAAAGCTTACCAAATGGAGATCatagacaaaataaaagaaattgtgCACATAAATAGTGCATGCAGTGttgaatataatttattgttaaaatattatgacgtgaaaaatgtatacagTTTGGTAAACCTGGTAGGCAGCATAACCATGGGAAAGAGTAGTTCCCTTCAGGATTTACTGGAAAAAAGTGATATAGAGGACCAGCTAGCCATCTGCTTGGACCTACTAAATGAAGATATTCTATTgctaaaaatgaagaaagaattatcaacaaatttgaagaacaaatttgatGAAGAGAAAGAGAAGCTAATGATAAGGGAGTGCATCTccaacttgaaaaaaaaaataggagaaaaaacggaCCACCAAATTTTATGCgatcaattttttgccaaatttCAATCAAAGAGGAGTCATATGGATGAAGAAGCTTCCGCAGCTATCCTACGTGAAGTTAACAAATTTGTCCTCTACAATGAACACTGTAATGATTATGCCTCCACATATCAGTACCTCAACACCGTCTTGAGTATCCCCTTTGGTAAGTATGCCCCTCTCTGTGAAGATATCAGTACATGCGAAAGGACGTTAAGGGAAAGTCACTACGGATTACACCAAGTGAAGAAATACATTCTAGAATATGTAGGGCTCTACATactaaacaaaaatgtaaaaccCAAAATACTTACCCTTGTTGGTTATCCAGGTATTGGGAAAACCTCTATCTGTAAATCCATCAGCTCGGCGTTACAAATCCCCCACTATATAATCAACATGAATAACATTACTAACATGAATGAACTTATTGGGCACAGAAGAACCTACGTGAATAGctatgaaggaaaaatagtACAAGCTCTCATCTCAACGGATGTAATGAACCCTTTAATCGTTTTGGATGAATTggataaaatttctttttcgaatggcaatatatatactacTCTGCTAAACCTTTTTGATAGCTCACAGAATAAGGAGTATAAAGATATGTATGTGAATTTTCCTATTAATCTGGAGAGagtcttttttgtttgcacTGCCAACTCGGTTGAGCACATCCCAGAGACGTTGCTTGATCGAATGGAAGTTGTAAATGTATATCCCTAcacgaatgaagaaaaaatttttatttttaaaaattatttggaaaaaaaaatgcaggaAGAAACTAAAGTAAGAGATGTACATCTGCACATGTCGGAAGAACTCCTCCTTTATGTTATCCAAAATTATACGAACGAGAATGGCATACGGCAGTTTTACTCTATTGTTTATAGTGTCTACAAGAGGAGAGCCTTCATGCTGCTAAAGGGGGTTACGGGGAGAGTCGATTTGGGGATTCACAATTTGCACGTCTTCCACGACTTTGTGAGTTTGGACTGTCTCCGGCAGAGGGGAGGCGTTCAAGCCGTTCCCTACACACATGAGGGCATGATCAAGTCGCTCGCCTTCACGGAGGATGGCGGCCAGGTGGTCACCATAGAGGTG
- a CDS encoding hypothetical protein (putative), protein MLYGLDVVEYGTLKYNKINTEEIEEKYVYDNNILSKENKSNIQSLLDDINNNLYSNRDLYEEGLILEKKKLNQLEKETLHLGEVHNPIIILGDMQDGDVIKVKELNSMQQRGVKIKENLSYDDFTLIEWFLSKKVGCHTYFREHAIHCGSHLLIKSYMIGYFVKAKVSKNVYINGKKTFVTSISVKGPVTINDNTAKQVLKHLSNVNESIEVYLAPSDIYNIFFSIMEPRIKKLLGLFIFYPAHIFIMRKGLRFAITLNGESYSVDYLWDSFYLTKKDILFDKPTDFVPTYMDTSDIHLYFVTTSFHGEMIKSVIRANSSDEKDVIYATVFFCKYQKGLRSLDEFMRDSLAGSYNHFKKKFQNMFVQLTGENLQQIRLFNVYK, encoded by the exons atgttatacgGATTGGATGTAGTAGAATATGggacattaaaatataacaaaataaacacgGAAGAAATTGAGGAAAAATATGTCTACGATAATAATATACTGAGCAAAGAAAACAAGAGTAACATTCAATCGCTGCTGGATGACATTAATAATAATCTGTACAGTAATAGGGACCTCTATGAAGAAGGTCTCATcctggagaagaagaaattgaaCCAgttggaaaaggaaacattACATTTGGGAGAAGTACATAACCCGATAATCATCCTGGGAGATATGCAAGACGGAGATGTTATAAAAGTGAAAGAATTAAATTCGATGCAACAAAGAGGTgttaaaataaaggaaaatctATCTTACGATGATTTTACCCTTATTGAATGGTTTCTCTCGAAAAAAGTGGGATGCCATACCTACTTTAGAGAGCACGCAATCCATTGTGGTAGCCATTTGTTGATCAAGTCTTACATGATAGGTTATTTTGTCAAAGCTAAAGTTTCCAAAAATGTCTACattaatgggaaaaaaacctTCGTTACTTCTATTAGTGTAAAAGGGCCAGTTACAATAAATGACAACACCGCTAAACAGGTGCTAAAGCATTTGTCCAACGTGAACGAATCGATAGAAGTGTATCTTGCACCCTCcgatatttataatatatttttttctatcatgGAACccagaattaaaaaattactggGTTTATTTATCTTTTACCCTGCTCACATATTCATCATGAGGAAGGGTCTACGATTCGCTATTACGCTCAACGGAGAAAGTTACTCAGTCGATTATTTGTGGGATTCCTTCTACTTAACTAAAAAGGATATTTTGTTCGATAAGCCCACGGATTTTGTTCCCACCTACATGGACACCTCTGACATTCACTTGTATTTCGTAACGACCAG TTTCCATGGGGAAATGATAAAATCCGTAATACGAGCCAACTCGAGCGACGAAAAAGACGTGATATACGcgactgtttttttttgcaagtaTCAAAAGGGGCTGCGG TCGTTAGACGAATTCATGCGTGACTCCCTCGCAGGGTCATataaccattttaaaaaaaaattccagaACATGTTCGTGCAGCTAACAGGGGAAAACTTACAACAAATCCGGTTGTTCAACGTGTACAAATAG
- a CDS encoding uracil-DNA glycosylase (putative), which produces MHAEWYEHLKEELRKSYFQKMYMKIKEERKTKVIYPPARLVFNAFLKTPLSNIKVVIVGQDPYHQKGQAMGLCFSVPVGIKIPPSLKNILKEIKQTSNHGDLISWAEQGVFLLNTSLTVEENKPASHKNYGWETFTDKVINIINEKKEKIIFMLWGNFAIKKCSKIDTKKHFILKAGHPSPLSVRHFASCDHFKKCNEILTRNGMAPI; this is translated from the coding sequence ATGCACGCAGAATGGTACGAGCACTTAAAAGAAGAGTTACGAAAAagttattttcaaaaaatgtatatgaaGATaaaggaggagagaaaaacaaaagtgaTATACCCCCCAGCTCGGCTAGTGTTTAATGCCTTCTTAAAAACACCCCTATCAAATATAAAAGTAGTGATTGTAGGTCAGGATCCCTATCATCAGAAAGGCCAAGCCATGGGTTTGTGTTTCTCTGTACCCGTTGGTATTAAAATTCCACCCAGtctaaaaaacattttaaaagaaataaaacagACCAGTAATCATGGAGATTTAATTAGTTGGGCAGAGCAAGGGGTGTTCCTACTAAACACATCTCTAACTGTCGAGGAGAACAAACCCGCTTCacacaaaaattatggatGGGAAACCTTTACCGATAAAgtcataaatattataaatgagaaaaaggaaaaaattatcttcatGCTATGGGGCAACTTTGCCATAAAGAAATGCTCCAAAATCGACACAAAgaagcattttattttaaaggCGGGACATCCATCTCCTTTAAGTGTGAGGCACTTTGCCAGCTGCgaccattttaaaaagtgcaATGAGATTCTCACGCGCAACGGCATGGCGCCGATC
- a CDS encoding RNA-binding protein Nova-1 (putative), protein MEESNQGEKNNKGTSQLCFVKMLVNNLVAGSVIGKNGSIITSIENKTGCSLKLSPTNSYFPNTQERVLVLCGKQEQINNALLIILDKIRQITTQNFQDKQNINTAPKYTCRIVVPKSAVSAIIGKGGQQIKQLQDSTGAKIQISSREDGLNERIISIIGPFESISDTAIKVTNSIQNDPNLKDLLNVIYSKDTSMNGRSSLSQNFVNQVPLNGYVVPQQYGVFQHEQYMDVNMMNSLMRHSRDLFNLPCEISIQIPDEFIGSVIGKNGARLTNIMNST, encoded by the coding sequence ATGGAAGAAAGCAATCAGGGAGAGAAGAATAACAAGGGGACGAGTCAGTTGTGCTTTGTGAAAATGCTTGTGAACAACCTCGTTGCAGGATCAGTCATAGGAAAAAACGGATCCATAATAACAAGTatagaaaacaaaacaggaTGCAGCCTGAAGCTATCCCCGACGAACTCATATTTCCCAAATACACAGGAGAGAGTACTTGTGTTGTGTGGAAAGCAGGAGCAAATAAATAACGCCCTACTGATAATTTTAGATAAAATACGCCAAATAACGACTCAGAATTTTCAAGACAAGCAAAATATCAATACAGCTCCAAAGTACACCTGTAGAATCGTAGTTCCCAAATCAGCAGTCAGTGCAATTATAGGTAAGGGTGGTCAACAAATAAAGCAACTTCAAGACTCAACAGGAGCTAAGATTCAGATATCCAGCCGAGAGGATGGATTAAACGAACGCATCATATCAATCATCGGACCATTCGAATCCATCAGTGATACAGCTATAAAAGTTACCAACTCAATTCAAAATGACCCGAATTTAAAAGACCTATTAAACGTCATATATAGTAAAGATACAAGCATGAATGGTAGATCTTCTTTGtcccaaaattttgttaatcaGGTCCCATTAAATGGGTATGTGGTACCACAACAGTATGGCGTTTTCCAGCACGAACAGTACATGGATGTTAATATGATGAATTCACTTATGAGGCATAGTCGCGACTTGTTTAACTTACCTTGTGAAATTTCCATTCAAATTCCCGATGAGTTTATTGGATCCGTTATTGGGAAGAATGGAGCTAGACTCACTAACATCATGAACAGTACA